A stretch of DNA from Aerosakkonema funiforme FACHB-1375:
TAAAGCAATTTCCTGGAATGCGGAAAGCAGCAATTTCCTCTAACTTCGGTCGATCGATCTCGCGATTGGGAGGCGCTACCGCAATCAACCAATCTTTACCTTCCAGAGAACCGAGACATTGAGTGCATTGCAGGTGGCGCGTGATTTTGTGGAACTTGCGCCCTCTGCGGTGCAGCCTCATAATGTAAAATCGAGGAATGCCATTGTGGAGGTTTAACTGTGCATCCTCTGCATCGAAAAGTTTGCCGTCGTTACTTGCAAAAATAACTTGACCGTAAGGACGAAAGCTTTCTGGCGTAATCGATATAGCCTGTAATTGTTTTAATAAAATTGATTGGCTCATTGGCTCGAATAAGCTAATAACTTTTAATAGTGTATCTGAAAATACGATCTGCTACAATACAAACATTTATTTGTATTAATGATGAGCGATCGCACTCAATCCGCACAAAAACCTCTATGTCTGGAATCTATCGTCGGCGTCAATTCCTTATTTA
This window harbors:
- a CDS encoding ureidoglycolate lyase is translated as MSQSILLKQLQAISITPESFRPYGQVIFASNDGKLFDAEDAQLNLHNGIPRFYIMRLHRRGRKFHKITRHLQCTQCLGSLEGKDWLIAVAPPNREIDRPKLEEIAAFRIPGNCFIKLEVGTWHAGPYFDGEFVDFYNLELSDTNVVDHFTHNFLERDRIEFEIV